The DNA region cagataaagtcacaatagctctcccaatagaatcttatatggcgctgtacaattcttgatatgtcttattacaggtctcattacagttctgattagccttggacagctggagtgtatatagctaaaccgtaattcaagaatatttgagaaccttctacttctagaaatatctaactaaaaacagtaaacaagtaaacacacataactttctggaaatagatcattctagatctctacttaaaatcaacatgtttacaaacatatttgtttatacatgattaaattctagaaagttctataacctaaatcaatgatatgaccttcataggatgtattgataaaaaaaagctataggagttatctcccttatctcataactacatgtatttagtgtcatacataacacacccctccttaaagaaaagaaagttttcttgaaaaggaaactttcttgacatatcaagtaatatttaaatccttgataaagcatcagctagaatattgtctttccctttgatatgtttgatgtcaagattgtactcttgcaaagtcaaactccacctgagaattctttgatttttgtttttcattttcccaatgaatgtcaaagggttgtggtcggtgaagaccaacacaggcacaactgtagtgcagagatacacatcaaattggtttaaggccaaaatcaatgctaaacattctttctcaatggtggaataatttctctggtgtttgtcaaactttttcgagaaataacaaattggatggtcaatttgttcagtaccttcttgcatcaaaacagcaccaacacctacatcgctggcgtcaacaaacagtttaaactgtttattaaaatctggagcagtcagaactggtgagtttgatagtatggctttcaatttctcaaaggcagacttacattcgtctgaccagaaaaatttgacatttttctttaacaaagcagtaagtggagctgctataacagagaaattttgacaaaattttctgtagtatccagccataccaagaaacctcatcagctctctcttgcctccaggagctggaaaatctataattgattctactttggcctgaacaggtttaacctgcccctgtcctacaacatggcctaaaaattcaacagttgcatgacaaaattcacatttcaataagtttacagtcaatttcatggtagtgagtctttcgaagaattcacgaatcccgcgtagatggtcttcccacgtgtcgtggtagttgatgacgtcatcaatgtatccatcacagccttccaggtctgatatcacgctgttaagaagacgttgaaatgttgccggggcattcttcataccaaatggcataactttgtactggtacaaaccttgcgaggttacaaatgccgacacttctttagctctttctgttaatggcacctgccaatatcctttcaacaggtcaaacttgcttacgtacttggctttgccaactttgtcaatacacgagtcaatccttggaattggataagagtctgtttttactgacagagtttacttttctgaagtcagtacagaaccggtatgtcttgtctggctttggcaccagaacacatggagagctccattcacttttgcttggttcaataatatcattgtccaacatgtattgaatttctttctttaagtgttcttctttcaaaggattgacacggtaaggatgttgcttgacaggtggcgcatcgcctacatccacgtcgtgatagatagcatctgttttgcctggtgtatccggaaacaaatgtttatactcaagtatcaaatctttaagttcattgcgttctttttccgatagatgacacagtttcttgtccaagttcgcgagcacatctgaattccgtaacttaacaccacagtctaaacctacatcttgtacaccaccatctatgtctaatttacaaatatcagctgtactttcactttgtgatggtacagaggccaaagtagcaataggttgagaggtcttgctctcttctctatctacatatttcttaagcatattaacatgacataattgagttttcttgcgcctccctggagtttgtacaatgtagttaacatcatcgacctttttctcaacaacataaggtccaaaatatctagcttgcaaaggctgacccggtattggtaatagagccaaaattttgtcacctggatcaaaacttcttgcacgggcatctttatcataccatgttttcattttggtttgagtaacggccaaattttcttttgccagttcacatgcccttgtcaacctttgcttaaagttagacacatactctaagagattaactttagaatcttcgtccaaaattttgtctttcaaaattttcaaaggaccacgtacagtatgtccaaacacaagttcaaagggactgaagccaagagattcttgtacagattctctaacgccaaacaacaacatgtgtataccttcgtcccaatctcttttgttttcaaaacaataagatctcatcatattcttcaatgtctgatgaaaacgttctaaagcaccctgagactctggatgataagcactagacttatactgcttgatctggagctggtacatgacttgttgaaaaataccagacatgaaattcgaaccttggtccgattggacagcttttggaagaccaaccaatgtaaagaatttaaccaaagccttgactatgttaggggctttaatattcctgagtggaatggcttcaggaaagcgtgtagaagcacacataatagttaaaagatactcattcccagacttagttttgggtagaggacctacacagtctataatgactctattaaatggttcctcaaatgctggaatggggtgcaaaggtgcaacagggattttctgattaggtttccctaccacctgacaagtatgacaagacctacaaaaatcagccacatcccgtttcaacttggcccaaaagaagtgatctaagatcctgttataagtcttggtcacacctagatgccctgccataggtacgtcatgagacaaaacttagaatatcttgcctatacctcggtgggacaactatttgattgacaaccttccagtcttcctcaggagacacatcaggggggcgccacttgcgcatcaacacacctgactgacggaagtaacaaaccgggactttctcagcctcttcctcactcaaagcccgattacacaataaggagatttcatgatctttctcctgttctactataagctcctctctagacaaagatgatttactcatcatgtcagacaaagaagtacccttgttaggaacaactctatcactatcaaagtctacaggattgctcaaaagatcacacttgctcccgatatcctctatatcatgagccaagaaagtgtcacctaaccctggactataatgatcctcaactactgcaacatcagaaaccttcttactcattgaacgagttacagcacaagaagggaaaataccaggaaattcctgttgaatagtctcagcatcatctgttttatcagggatactggacactaagggatctaccctaactttctctccagccaagtcattgcctaaaatgagcgacacgccctctatgggaagttccgatctaacaccaatggtgacaggcccagtaaccaagtctgactttaaataaacacaatggagaggcacattaacaaaacctaactctacaccttgaagcaaaacactactaccagatgaggtctcctcagacaaaggcactacaccatctaatattaaagaatgagaagccccagtatctctcaaaatcttcacaggtttcaagttggtgatatcactagtaagtgaaacaaaaccttcagaaatgaagggagagtacttctccaagacactatcagactctgagctcttgatctcaacagacactttagaatcttccacaacatcactaagtttctgactaggctttgacatagctaacacagaaggaactgactgtttacgcctttgctccttacgctggagagaataacattcagacataatatgtcctactttcttgcagtaattacaaacaggaccagaaggagaccccacacctgccctatgatctgttttagaatcagacttagtcttatcacctaatttaggtttgtcgttagaagggccactaaaggttgtgttgctaggctgaccaaatttactagtacctgtggtactgtttttgtcttgagaactgtttttaacaaatgagcctttgtgggtgagagcgtaatcatcagccattgtagctgcttcactaagtgtttcaacttttctctcatctaaatgagttttttatgtttgtgtggacacaacgtttaaactcctctatcaacaataattgcctcaatttaccgaaatcctcatcaatttctttagaatcacaccacctattaaataattgttctttttctctggcaaattctacatgagtttgttcatctctctttctcgagtttcgaaatttctggcggtaagcctcaggaactaactcataagctttcaaaatagctttcttgactacttggtaatttgaaatctcatctacagataaagaagaataaatgtctctagctttaccaatcaagacactttgaagaagcattgtaagcttatcttcaggccatttcatactatcagctattttctcaaaatgcagaaaatacttgtcaacttctttctcttgaaaaggaggaactaacctaatgtttctactgacatcaaaacctctgtttccttgtaaacccctaaaagttagattacttgaactgtcttgagaagctagctctaattctttcattctaagttctgtttcagcttgaattttctgcttctctagctctaacatctgatctctctcaatctctctttcttttaattctctttcaatttctttttctcttaactctttttctatttccatttgtcttagtttcatttcatgttcaagttccatttgtctaatttgaatttctgagctgactgtttcctctatactatctaatgcactagagtcaaatttgtcattgtcaacaaaatatcttataattacattcctaatttcagctttcctcaaattagttttgatagtaaggcctaaatgtttacccaataacagtaaatccttcttactaacttgcaaaagaacttccagggatggcgctttaacaaactgttctacttgcatagtagtcatatttatctagctgttggtttcaaatgtaaactcaaagtttgtacacaaattttgaaaatttcttaattaatttttcaaagttagatttcacaaattgaatatcgatcccggacgagcccccaattctgttacatgaacgaataacagaaaggagaaaccagcagctaaattcaaaacacaatttaattatatatacaatattatacagagatggtttacaatatctaaagtaattggtggtggtacaagactagtacgatgatttaaagtgttacttatctgtatgcgaatgtcctggtataatccttgatccttccaggtttcaaattaacaataatcacaaatccacaaggaaattgaatgtccaccgatgatttgtaaagttccaggcaatatgaataaatccacacaaagtgttgtaataatctacagataaagtcacaatagctctcccaatagaatcttatatggcgctgtacaattcttgatatgtcttattacaggtctcattacagttctgattagctttggacagctttggagtatatatagctaaaccctaattcaagaatattggagaaccttctacttctagaaatatctaactaaaaacagtaaacaagtaaacacacataactttctggaaatagatcattctagatctctacttaaaatcaacatgtttacaaacatatttgtttatacatgattaaattctagaaagttctataacctaaatcaatgatatgaccttcataggatgtattgataaaaaaaagctataggagttatctcccttatctcataactacatgtatttagtgtcatacataacatgTTCTGTGAGACAGACTGTATGCATAAGTATCATATCCATGTAAGGCAGTTTGACTTGGTCATTAATCAACTTCCAGATAGCCCGGATTGGTAGAGAATTCATCTTGTGTTCCTGGATTTCACTCctattacacatgtgtatacGTGTATGTGGACTTTTTTGTTTTCATCCCCTATCCACTAATCACAGTTGAAatcttcattattatttttttttccagttGGCAGAAGCATCAGCAGTGTCGCATTATCATGAAAATGAACTGAAGCAGTTAAAGGCTGGACGGAGAAAGTGATCTTAGACTGACATTGTAACATGTACTGTAGTAGGAGAGAGACATACATCACATCACAGTCTCATTTAGAGGAGATACTGGACCATCAGAAGAGAGTGATCTCAGACTGACATTGTAACATGTACTGTAGTAGGAGATAGACATACATCACATCACAGTCTCATTTAGAGGAGATACTGGACCATCAGACTGAGGTGCCAAACATATCACAGGGCTGTATCAGTCATATTGCTGTCCTCGACCTTCAGTGTTTTGTAGGGTCATGTACACATATCACAGGAAGGCTGCCTAGTGAGACTCATTCCTGTATATCTTTTGATAAGATGTAGATAGAAATAATAGCATAACCATTTCATATGTCTTCAACAGTCCGTCCAAGATACTgagtacatacattgtacatgtaccatcattTGTGAAGTAAAATGTTTGATGTATGACAGCtgttcacaatatttgtatcatATGGTTGTCTTATTGATGCAAAACTCATCTGTATCAATTTCAGCACTTCAGAATGTTATACGTGATTATAGCAACATCAGAGACTATGTAGCGTTACGCAGATTTTATCATGACAAGTTTGtgctacaatgtatatatggtaGAAAAATGATTTGTGTATGTTCATTTTTCGATATTGTTAGGTCGtatttattgtaatttaatgttatagtagttgtttatattttgttgtatCTGTGATATATGCATGGTTTTAAGTGAGCTTGTATAGATGGAATGCTTTAGGATAGAGTGGTGTCTGAATTGATAGTGTGACTGAAACTGTTTTAGTGGTGCAGTTAGTCTGAAAGAATAGAAGGATTGAAGTGtgaatgaaattttattgaagGATCGAGTATGGCCAAAAATTGAGTCAATATGTGAACAAAATTGGTTAATGAAATTTCCTCTCAGCAATTTTGTCAATAGcaaattgattaaaaagaaacaatgatgaTCTGTTATTTGCATTCTAACTCTACATGTTctgtattttgaattttatttactCTGAAATCTGCTAAAGTTTGTGAGGCGACATGTAATCTCAAATTCATGGGTATTTTAGAAATTTTTGGCAGTTAACTAgttaaagtatattttatattaatactGAATACTCTTtgtattgatatacatattacttttgtaatttgaaagttttagttttaaattcAGGAATGAGAGATCTGTATCCAAATTCGGGTACTGCAACAGTAGTTTCTGTCATGATTCATCCCATCATATCTATGATGATATTTATTATGAATGCTGATATTTtggaaattaaaaagaaatattatattatcatcatttataatttgtgatataattataacatgacaataaaagtattttagcaaatatcattttgttgtaatttataaataagctAGCATAAGTTGGATTTTATTCCATTACTATAGTCAAGGCCATGAaggatacatgtacaatgtatatgtatatggttATTATTGTTGATCTGATAATTCAGAGTTACCAGAGAAAAATGCTTTCACCAGTGCATAATGCATTACAACATGCTTTTTATGCAACATATTCCATTGTGAAGTGTAAATCCCTGTAAGTAATTTTTGGAAAAAAGGGGGCATAACTTCATCAAATATTTGTAGAATATTCAAGCAATGAAGTTTGACGAAAATCAAGCAGGTATTAATTTAGTTATCTAATACTACTGAGTGATGGAGAGACTATGCCATATCATTTCACATACCTACTTCATCAAGCATATCAATGACCTTGAGGATTTctacaatacattgtaatcaATGACATCACCAAACTCTTCCATCAATTTCCTCTAACATTTACAGCATTACAGTACAcaataagtacttgtacatgtatttattgttgacctttacttttagtgtattgtaataaacaaaactgatatgtacaatgtaagGATCCGCACAGTACCTAATGTCGATATAACCCGACTACAGCAATGGTCcatattatacagtgtataaatcTTATGCTGTTGTGAATCAGCATAATATAACTCCAGTGTGGACTCCACTGATCTAAGCACAACTTTCAAGGTTTTAGCAGTTCAGTGTCTAGCTTTATGAAATCTTGCCTCTCCTTGTTATTAAACTGGGTGACCTTGCCCTTGTGGTTCCTGATCACGACTCATTGAACAATGAGGTTTATTTCCCATGTGTCAATCACAGAACTGAAGACCATGCcatgatattttaatatacCAAAACGATGTTGGTGAAGTGCAATTTATTGTCGATTAATTTCACCTGCtgatgattgtgacgtcatatttttatttgatctTTTGGGATGTCACATCACCAGAAGATAGACTAATCGAGCGTAAATGGTACTTAACCTAGAAAATGTATATCATTCTGGTATCTCAAAAACCCTGTATTATGATATTGATGTAATCTAGTTTTTGTGGTTCCTCTTCAACAATATTCCGGGTGTGACGGTTTCATCTCTAttttatttgccaataacacatCTTGGGTAATCTCAATATTGAGTCTATGGTTCAAAACACTTTCTGTGGTTCAAGACCACTTTAGTTGTCTTGAAAAGGtgatagaaaacaaaaataaattctctTGCTAAGTTTGATGATAAATAACAGAAAACGCAACAGAAAAATTTGGTTTCAGatttaataaaattgaatatataagaCATCATAGATTTGAAATGCTGCCAATACAACAACATCCTATTCAatctacatgtaaaataatAGTCTGGTTTCAACATTTTAACTTCAAACATTGTCACAGTGCTGAAAAACATTTACTTTGATTCCAAAGCCATGgtcgatatatatatacatgtataaaacttgATCACTATATTTTGACTGTAGTCTGAAATTTTATACTCTGCCTTCTAAGTAAATACTATTGTGTAGCTATATCATGctcaaaaatattcaatttgaaCAACCATCAACAGATCTACTTATAAGTAgccaaaacattttaataatacCAAAGACAGTAAATAGCATTACCTGTAAGATCATTTTAACACCAGAATTAAACAGAAAAGGATGGAAAGTTTTTCTTATAAGACATGTCACTATGCATTTATATAAAGTTCAAATTCTCcaatatgaaatatcatttatacgTTAATTATACAGGTACATGTCACACTCATACTGAGAACACTTTGTGGTCTACACATCTCATATTCTAATGTTTCTTAGGCGATTCCTTTCCCTTACATACAAAACAACTGAATgagttttataaaaaatcattttacctATGTCTGAAAAAAACAACAGGTTCTCAAAGAAACAATGTCAATTTCCAATAGTCAGAGATACTCCTTTCAAACACAATGATAAAATTTTTAGTATATGCCCCTAATGCCTATAAAGTGTTACTTTTTACCCCTACCCCCACCCCAACAACGAAAGAATGTTTAGTATCTTCCTCTGCCCCCACCCCCACGTCCTCCTCTGAAACCTCCACCACCTCTAAATCCTCCTCCGCTGCCTCCGCGGCCACCTCCTCGGAAACCTCCGCCTCCGCGTCCTCCTCCTCTACCTCGGAAGCCTCCTCCACCGCCTCCTCTTCCGCCACCTCGGCCACCTTTAAAGAGACAACAGACACAGTTACTACATTACCAGGTAAAATCAATGGAAATGTCATCAACCTTCACCGCCATATACTGAAGCATGACAAGACGGAATATGGCAGACACAGGTGACAGTAGAGATGTAATTCAGAGAGAATACAAACTCTATTATCTACAGAAGGCAGAGGGACATCCAGTTTATGGGCATATTACCTTGTCtaactaattatatatgtacattattcaTGTATCTAATTTAgtacaaacatattatattttcaatgaaGATTATTGCTAACAATTTGTGGACCACACACAGGTGTCCAAACATGGTGATTGCTGTATAAAGTAGGATGAGAAGTATGGGTGGTTGATAATAGAGTTTGAGGAGAGTTCTGTTAAGGTGTTTACCTCTTCCACCTCCTCTTGCTCCTCTGCCGGCTCCTTTAGGCTGAGGTAAAAATCTTTGAAGTGGTAACAACTTTGCTGGGTCTAtgaaaaactgaaaacaaaaactTGGGATTGAAATTCAATGAACACCTTTATGTTGTATACTAAAGTTGAGAAAACATTATGGAcatcaaaaacaacaatttaaatCAAGAAAAATAATCCAAAGAGTTGATGAATATTCaataatgcaataaaataaaGTGGCCATGCTCTAGTAAGTAGCTTTGAATTTGAAGTATGGAAACCTGTTCAGCAATCTAACTTGTTCAATGTTCTTAAACACATAGCATTTCAAATTATACAATACAGAGCCATGCTTTTATCATATtgtaacatttacaaaataactaCCACCATTTCCATTAGGCCAAGATACATCATTTGGTATTGGACCAGGTCAACTCTGATTGGGACTGCTTACAAAACATTCCCACCGAGAAGCGTCATTTaacttggtcttttcaacaaatgaataattcataTATTCATAGCAATCCATTTTATCATGCATGCACATTATATTATGTCAATACAGTAGTTTCCTTTACGCAACTTTAAAATCTTCCTCCTCATTGTCGCCATTTTCTCATAGTGCGTAAAACGCCTCTAATCtcgacggattgctatatttgggtaaataaattattcatttgttgaaaagatcAAGGTAAGTGAGGCTTCTCTGAGGTCAGTCTGAATAgaagatgacctggcccgatatgGTGTCGGCGAGTTCCAActtttgatatagcactgcactctggccctaaaccagacatctatctgtcttAATGTCTAactctggtgtcagggccagagtatctccgGCTACATTATCATATCTTACATTCTTTGTGATCTACTGTAACAACACACTCACCTTTGTATCTTTTGTAAATGATTTTGACTTCATGTCATCTGAGAGTTTCACTGATACATACTTTTATTGGTTAGGGAATCAAACTAACATTTTGATGATTGTTTGCAATATCAATAGTAATGAcacacagtaaaacacagttatattAAACAAACATCTGGAGAACAGCAAAAAATCACTTCGTTGTAATCTTGAATTTGTTGTTATTGTAGTCACGGTATGTTTTCACCTGTACACCTGGTAGCCTCAGCCGGGTAACTGGTGTATCATTGTCATTATGCTAAgtgattaattatttatttgttttataagtACAGATAGTATGATAGTGTAATGGTCCACCAGCTTGATTGATGTTGTACTTGGTACATACGATATATGCATTAAGAATAAATAGTTCAATTTTTTAATTCACTATTTTACTGGTTATTTTGTTGTGACGTAGATTTATAAAagtatgttttactgtaatacttttGCATATCAATATGTGGGGAAAATATAAGATTGCAAGAATTAGATATGTCAAGAACTGAGCATCAAGCTTTTTATCATACTTCAAACACTGTAAAGTTTGGGAATCTCTACTCTATCtttactgccgttctatcataagattgcacgattgtgttacagtactagtgtatcaactcactgtagtagattacatcgctacatggtacaggtgaagtgtctatgtaacacgcattgtgattggctgaagtgtgtatataaataaacgttACACAATGCAACCTATTTGTGCAATCGGGACGTTGTAAGTACGtcgaaacaattacaaatgttcatagataaacatctgaaaaattaatatttgtaaaatagaagtattacgctgtaaaaataaataacgctGATATATAGAATTCGCGCTGTAATATACATGACTGTTGGGTGTTTTTTTCCGTAGTACACCTAGCACATGTGACGAACTTGACTGACAGAGTTTCCTGAAATagctgttgtaaatatataaataagatgattgaaaaaaaatcaaacatggaaaGAGATAACACACAATCAGGTTATACTAGCTGTAGAAGAACacataatattgatttaaacatgataatactGGTACTGccgttaatgaataaatatgaaggtcaagAAGAAAGTATCTGCTAAAACAACTGTTCAGTTTCATAATTATGGTaaggtatatttaaaatgtcaatttaactctgaatttgaactttatactgaataaaaaagtgtGGAAGTACTAAAAATCGTCGATCGCCAAGCTGCCAACGCGTGCATATTATAAGTTACCGGTAAGATACATGTGTGTTTGCACATGTGTAACGTTACGTTACTATTTTAATCTCTCGCTAAAATTGCGCCAAAATTAGAAGCGGTTCAACCGATCACAGCCAAAATTAGAAGCAGTCCTCAACCGATCATATGTCGACATGTCAAAGCCACGAACCGATCTAAAAGTACGCGAAAGGGTAgtgaaaatgtacaatgatgGCATGGGGTGTcctatggaaatatatctaaagcGGCCGACGTTTGTAAATCCACCTGTCGGAAACATCGCAAAGTTGTGCGAGGAACAACATAATTCTCTGCTTCCACGTGTTCGGTCTATCATGACACCAACAAAGGTCagtgaagaagttgttaaattcGTCGAATATCGGAAGAAAATGAGACCAAGCATGGCAGGCTAAAAAAACCAGCTTTACTGTGCACACACGTTTTTCtcttctatttttagatcaactcagccaatcacaatgcgtgttacataggcacttcacctgtaacatgtagcgatgtaatctactacagtgagtcgatacactagtactgtaacacaatcgtgcaatcttatgatagaacggcagtaaaTGGAACTCAAGTTTGTACATCCATTTAACTAcgatatatatcacaacaatggaaattaaaatcaaaatcatttatgGTTTCAAGTTTTCATTAGTTATATTGACCATAGATATCTATGAATACAGATATCCATGCATAACTGGCTGAGTAAAAGGATACATAGTCCCTGATTGATCCAAAAATCTCGTCCACTTTGCCTATCTGTTGTTTGTTCTCTAGGTACAAAGGAGCATTGAAGTAGGGGATCTTCTCGTTAGTACATTTACACACCAAGTCATCCTCACAGGGGTGGATAAAGTGGCACAGTTCTGTAAGTAAAGCAGTTACAGTTAAACAAACAGAAATCACCAAAAGTACATTCACAGAAAATACACCGGTCCCTATGTAGCTTGACTCATAAAGAAACATTCTCAAAAATCTAGAACTGCTAATATTAAACTGAGGAGTTATTGATGTATAACTGATgcaataattaaataaatgaaagttTATGTAGCTAAAATATAGAAGACATAGTATCAAGACCTTACCCATCACTTCCTCTGGAGGCCCATAATCCTGGTAACCACCTCCACCACGTCCTGAGAAAAAAGAAACTTTTGTTATAGATTCACCAACAGCAAATGTGAATGTTAATCTGAGTGATAAATGTTAATATGTATCTGCATCACACTTTATGTTATCACAGTTATG from Argopecten irradians isolate NY chromosome 5, Ai_NY, whole genome shotgun sequence includes:
- the LOC138323119 gene encoding LOW QUALITY PROTEIN: H/ACA ribonucleoprotein complex subunit 1-like (The sequence of the model RefSeq protein was modified relative to this genomic sequence to represent the inferred CDS: substituted 1 base at 1 genomic stop codon) → MQYAQLGPERNQHMKFEKSPFCSFLEIVVTRIVNRQKEQLNESEMAPPGFRGRGGGGGFRGGGGGRGGGFRGGGGRGGRGKRXISFFSGRGGGGYQDYGPPEEVMELCHFIHPCEDDLVCKCTNEKIPYFNAPLYLENKQQIGKVDEIFGSIRDYYVSVKLSDDMKSKSFTKDTKFFIDPAKLLPLQRFLPQPKGAGRGARGGGRGGRGGGRGGGGGGFRGRGGGRGGGGFRGGGRGGSGGGFRGGGGFRGGRGGGGRGRY